From one uncultured Methanoregula sp. genomic stretch:
- a CDS encoding type II secretion system F family protein, with the protein MTFLSRFPGIGLLPGKIEMALFGNIVGPGLLSARIPRTAETYLRALRINLLIFSAGFLGITSLLIITPMGKPFFSLIFPPLFLLFLFVAMIPAPYLFQVYYPAIVASGRKSRIELDLPYAVSYMQALSTTMSPFGIIRKIYEERVMFGEVSREMGQVVRDVELFGDDLITAMKNLQVTTPSPLLKDFLNDMGIVFESGGDLTSYLASKTDYFHEQARRELDMVLKTIEIMAEVYVSAFVAGPIAIIIMIVAQGMTSRGTMTWLLPFMYICIPAGAILMIWILSLMLPPENLEISRHEVIEEEHGRTEENVTMTDPEDAEFFRRIETQKQRYRIYERLRHPLRTYVSHYLYGIALGCLCGGILTLLAVLGFFNGIFPRNTIESASCLVLIGFLAPVSLSYEGRRWYVSNIEKHIPEFMRELCDMKDIGLTLPDAIQRIATAKLGLLSTELRVVSRDVTTGSYVNSALVRMDERIGLVSVKRAISLIVKAGEITSSLREIFLIAIADFEHYLKMKRERANTAIVYVMIIYLSFGIFLYTAYQLNGPFMTGFVKYNINFNLAQNVSDMFRIGIILALFSGIMAGQFSSNSILAGFKHSIILLAAAVAMFVFIV; encoded by the coding sequence ATGACGTTCTTATCCCGGTTCCCCGGTATCGGTCTGCTGCCAGGAAAGATCGAGATGGCCCTGTTTGGTAACATCGTCGGTCCCGGTCTTCTCTCTGCCCGGATCCCCCGGACCGCGGAAACCTACCTGAGGGCCCTGCGTATCAATCTCCTTATCTTCTCAGCCGGTTTTCTCGGGATTACTTCGCTCCTCATCATTACCCCCATGGGTAAGCCGTTCTTCTCCCTTATTTTCCCGCCCCTTTTTCTTCTTTTCCTCTTCGTTGCCATGATTCCTGCCCCGTACCTGTTCCAGGTATATTACCCGGCCATTGTTGCAAGCGGGAGAAAGAGCAGGATCGAACTCGACTTACCGTATGCAGTCTCGTACATGCAGGCGCTCTCCACGACCATGTCCCCTTTCGGGATCATCCGGAAGATCTACGAGGAACGAGTGATGTTCGGGGAAGTGTCCCGCGAGATGGGTCAGGTTGTCCGGGATGTAGAACTTTTCGGGGACGACCTGATAACCGCCATGAAAAACCTCCAGGTGACTACCCCCTCTCCGCTGTTAAAGGACTTCCTCAACGACATGGGAATCGTCTTTGAGAGCGGGGGCGATCTTACATCCTACCTCGCCTCGAAAACGGATTATTTCCACGAACAGGCAAGGCGCGAACTCGACATGGTCTTAAAGACCATCGAGATCATGGCGGAAGTGTACGTCTCGGCGTTCGTTGCCGGGCCCATCGCCATCATCATCATGATCGTTGCGCAGGGCATGACGAGCAGGGGGACAATGACCTGGCTCCTCCCGTTCATGTACATCTGCATTCCTGCCGGGGCGATCCTGATGATCTGGATCCTCTCGCTCATGCTCCCCCCTGAGAACCTGGAGATCAGCCGCCATGAAGTCATCGAAGAGGAACACGGCAGAACTGAAGAAAACGTGACCATGACCGATCCTGAAGATGCAGAATTTTTCCGTCGGATTGAGACACAGAAACAGCGGTACCGGATATACGAGCGGCTCCGCCATCCCCTCCGGACCTATGTCTCACATTACCTGTACGGAATCGCTCTCGGCTGTCTTTGCGGGGGCATTCTCACGCTACTCGCCGTTCTTGGTTTTTTCAATGGGATCTTTCCGCGCAACACGATCGAATCTGCATCCTGCCTTGTCCTTATCGGGTTTCTTGCACCGGTCTCCCTCTCATACGAAGGACGACGCTGGTATGTCAGCAATATTGAGAAGCATATCCCGGAATTCATGAGGGAACTCTGCGATATGAAGGATATCGGGCTCACTCTTCCCGATGCAATCCAGCGGATTGCCACTGCCAAACTGGGATTGCTGAGTACGGAACTCCGGGTCGTCTCCCGCGATGTAACGACCGGATCGTATGTCAACTCGGCCCTCGTCAGGATGGACGAACGCATAGGTCTTGTCTCTGTTAAAAGAGCTATCTCGCTCATCGTCAAAGCGGGCGAGATCACGTCCAGCCTGCGGGAGATCTTCCTCATCGCCATCGCCGATTTCGAGCACTACCTCAAAATGAAACGCGAGCGGGCCAACACCGCGATTGTCTACGTCATGATCATCTACCTCTCCTTTGGCATTTTTCTTTATACCGCGTACCAGCTCAACGGCCCCTTCATGACAGGTTTTGTAAAATATAATATCAATTTCAACCTGGCCCAGAATGTGTCGGATATGTTCCGGATAGGAATCATCCTTGCCCTCTTCTCCGGTATCATGGCCGGCCAGTTCAGTTCGAACAGCATCCTTGCCGGATTCAAGCACAGCATTATCCTGCTTGCAGCAGCGGTTGCGATGTTCGTCTTTATCGTGTGA
- a CDS encoding MarR family transcriptional regulator: MTQDVKDPLTSILRNKRDVSRFQILAEIAEHQPNVRQQEIADKLGVTPQAISEYIRELADEGMVTASRRGNYEVTRSGIEWILSNAESIESYARHIRRDIIQQVSVWTAIAAEDFKKGDKAGVYMKDGFLYAAKKSLSATGSVIADAKKGEDIGVTRLNGIIEHHEGSIHVCKVPRIQYGGSGRVRTDQMMEIVSPAGMVAAVGLEAYIALTAAGQKPDMFFGAREGVIEAAFHGIDCAIVIVDEEFTDFIKRLETAGLAYVIHDLIAP; the protein is encoded by the coding sequence ATGACACAGGATGTTAAAGATCCTCTCACTTCTATCCTGCGGAACAAACGGGATGTCTCACGCTTCCAGATTCTGGCAGAAATCGCCGAACACCAGCCGAACGTACGCCAGCAGGAGATAGCGGATAAACTCGGTGTCACTCCGCAGGCGATCTCGGAATACATCCGCGAGCTCGCAGACGAAGGCATGGTCACTGCAAGCCGACGGGGCAACTACGAAGTGACCAGGTCCGGCATCGAATGGATATTGTCGAACGCCGAGTCCATCGAATCCTATGCCCGGCACATCCGGCGCGATATTATCCAGCAGGTCTCGGTCTGGACCGCGATCGCTGCCGAGGATTTTAAAAAAGGCGACAAAGCGGGCGTTTATATGAAAGACGGTTTTCTTTATGCTGCAAAAAAGTCCCTCTCCGCGACAGGTTCGGTCATTGCAGACGCAAAGAAAGGCGAGGACATTGGTGTGACCAGGCTCAACGGGATCATCGAGCACCATGAAGGCAGTATCCACGTCTGCAAGGTGCCCCGGATCCAGTATGGTGGTTCAGGCAGGGTACGAACGGACCAGATGATGGAGATCGTATCCCCGGCCGGTATGGTGGCTGCAGTCGGGCTTGAAGCATATATCGCTCTGACTGCAGCGGGACAAAAACCCGACATGTTCTTTGGCGCCCGGGAAGGGGTTATTGAGGCCGCGTTCCACGGGATTGACTGCGCGATTGTCATTGTAGACGAAGAGTTCACCGATTTCATCAAGCGCCTGGAGACGGCCGGGCTCGCGTACGTGATCCACGACCTGATCGCGCCATGA
- a CDS encoding cobalt transport protein CbiN, translating to MIKNRKLELITLVAVLGFVIAFLMVSSGGTHEFAGSDNVGSEKIAELTGQSVDSFNPLIPQWQPPSGEIEACLFALQAAFGGVVLGLVFGLWLGQRKTSSAI from the coding sequence ATGATAAAGAACAGGAAACTCGAATTGATCACCCTTGTTGCAGTGCTTGGATTCGTTATCGCCTTTCTTATGGTAAGTTCCGGCGGGACCCACGAGTTCGCCGGTTCTGATAATGTCGGTTCCGAGAAGATTGCTGAACTGACGGGTCAGTCCGTGGATTCATTCAATCCCCTGATTCCCCAGTGGCAGCCCCCAAGCGGGGAGATCGAGGCCTGCCTTTTTGCCTTGCAGGCCGCGTTCGGCGGAGTTGTTCTCGGGCTCGTTTTCGGGTTATGGCTCGGGCAGAGAAAAACGTCGTCTGCGATCTGA
- a CDS encoding energy-coupling factor ABC transporter permease, translated as MHIMEGFLPWQWCIVWWLIALPFLIMGIIELRAMMKKDREYLPLLGVCGAFIFILSALKLPSVTGSCSHPTGTGLSTMCFGVFITTIIGGIVLLFQSLVLAHGGLSVLGANMCSMAIGGPVAGYVVYRLLKNAKINIYLTVFFVAAVADLVTYIITSFELALAYPAQVGGVAASFTAFFVIFAITQIPLAIVEGCVLALVFKYVIELKPELIIKLNVFSEEQIAKARMNPDSIPQTEVKA; from the coding sequence ATGCATATCATGGAAGGTTTCTTACCCTGGCAATGGTGTATCGTCTGGTGGCTGATCGCTCTCCCGTTTCTTATCATGGGAATTATTGAACTGCGGGCGATGATGAAAAAAGACCGGGAATACCTGCCGCTGCTCGGGGTCTGCGGGGCGTTCATCTTCATTTTGTCCGCCCTCAAACTCCCTTCGGTAACCGGCAGTTGTTCCCATCCGACCGGCACCGGTCTCTCAACCATGTGCTTCGGGGTGTTCATTACCACTATAATCGGTGGAATCGTCCTGCTCTTCCAGTCGCTCGTTCTCGCCCATGGCGGTCTCTCGGTACTTGGGGCCAATATGTGTTCGATGGCCATCGGGGGGCCGGTTGCCGGTTATGTCGTGTACCGCCTCCTTAAAAATGCGAAGATCAATATCTATTTGACCGTCTTCTTCGTTGCAGCTGTTGCCGATCTGGTGACTTACATCATCACATCGTTCGAGCTGGCGCTTGCCTACCCGGCACAGGTCGGGGGTGTCGCAGCCTCGTTCACGGCATTCTTCGTGATCTTTGCCATCACCCAGATCCCGCTCGCGATTGTGGAAGGGTGTGTCCTCGCGCTTGTCTTCAAGTACGTGATCGAGCTCAAGCCGGAACTGATTATAAAACTGAACGTCTTCTCTGAGGAACAGATCGCAAAAGCACGAATGAATCCGGACTCAATTCCCCAGACGGAAGTGAAGGCATGA
- a CDS encoding type IV pilin N-terminal domain-containing protein: protein MKSDNERNSAVSEIVGEMLMIGIVLILVSVFSASLPDYLPSERSPTVTIRMGNDSSGQIFLWHKGGDWVKADSLKVILSNASSMETFTRKSSRPLIITPDTQAFDLGGTITVNCGRPLSGGDEVVLATDRAVLFSGRVGRGS from the coding sequence ATGAAGTCAGACAATGAACGCAACTCCGCAGTCTCTGAAATCGTGGGGGAGATGCTCATGATTGGGATCGTTCTTATTCTCGTGTCCGTCTTCTCCGCCTCACTTCCGGATTACCTTCCATCCGAACGCAGCCCGACTGTCACGATCCGGATGGGCAATGATTCATCCGGGCAGATCTTTCTCTGGCATAAGGGTGGTGACTGGGTGAAGGCAGATTCCCTCAAGGTGATTCTCTCGAATGCGAGTTCCATGGAGACCTTCACCAGAAAAAGCAGCCGCCCGTTGATCATCACCCCCGATACACAGGCATTCGATCTTGGAGGGACCATCACCGTTAATTGCGGGCGGCCCCTTTCCGGTGGCGACGAGGTTGTTCTTGCAACCGATCGGGCCGTGCTCTTCTCCGGCCGGGTGGGGCGGGGTTCGTAA
- a CDS encoding PAS domain S-box protein: MIPKTPRFFSTILFILIVLITVVTVYSISTQTQQALKGAVQEKLMAVASTTASQIDGDTFARIRPGEEGSRDFTGIRDQLRSVKMANGDTRFIYTLRKNGNSVEFVVDGDYGYAPDAATIGLAYPEAEPELFLGFTAPAADKEFTTDPWGTVLSGFAPIHDHAGNVVGIVGVDMDSSVVSAELSFLNIVLYGIGIIALVSAVIGIIVIERRRTADEQKIAESEKKYRLLFERAGDAIFLLDSEAKSMGSIISANQAAAAIHGYTIDELEGMNITDLMTPEAKDGAPEQFSQIIHGVWLHGEINHRKKNGAAFPVEFSAGLLDLGIKKYMLVFIHDISERKKADNALQQVTKKLSLLNSVTFNDIRNVVFTLNGYITLGKTFPENEKVYQTLDKAEDSVRRLTRSIDFAKNYQDLGAKPPRWLDVNQTFIFGISHLDFSRIHRSVNLNGLEIYADSLLERVFVSLADNVLRHAEGATLVTLGYRMDGSDLILFFEDNGVGIPETIKEKIFERGYGSEKGMGLFLAREILSITGLSIRETGTTGKGAMFEIIVPREMYRFSPENKP, translated from the coding sequence ATGATCCCGAAAACGCCCCGGTTTTTTTCAACAATCCTCTTTATCCTGATCGTTCTCATCACGGTTGTCACCGTTTATTCCATTTCCACGCAAACCCAACAGGCACTCAAAGGGGCTGTTCAGGAGAAACTGATGGCGGTTGCAAGTACGACTGCCTCCCAGATAGACGGGGATACCTTTGCCCGTATCCGGCCGGGTGAAGAGGGTTCCCGTGATTTTACCGGTATCCGGGATCAGCTCCGCTCCGTGAAAATGGCGAACGGTGACACCCGTTTTATCTATACCCTGCGTAAAAACGGGAACTCTGTGGAATTCGTTGTTGACGGGGATTACGGGTATGCACCTGATGCCGCAACAATCGGGCTGGCATACCCGGAAGCGGAACCCGAACTCTTCCTTGGATTTACCGCACCCGCTGCGGACAAGGAGTTCACGACAGATCCCTGGGGAACCGTGCTATCAGGGTTTGCACCCATCCATGACCATGCGGGAAATGTGGTAGGGATCGTCGGAGTCGACATGGACAGTTCCGTTGTGAGTGCAGAACTGAGCTTCCTGAATATAGTCCTCTATGGCATCGGGATCATCGCCCTCGTCTCTGCGGTAATCGGAATTATCGTCATTGAACGCCGTCGAACAGCGGATGAACAGAAAATCGCCGAGAGCGAGAAGAAATACCGGCTCCTGTTTGAACGGGCAGGCGATGCCATTTTCCTCCTGGATTCAGAAGCGAAAAGCATGGGATCCATTATCTCCGCCAACCAGGCTGCTGCTGCTATCCACGGGTATACTATCGATGAACTGGAGGGTATGAATATCACCGATCTCATGACCCCGGAGGCAAAAGACGGAGCCCCGGAACAATTCAGCCAGATAATTCACGGGGTCTGGCTCCATGGTGAGATCAACCACCGGAAAAAAAACGGGGCTGCGTTTCCCGTGGAATTCTCCGCGGGTCTGCTCGACCTCGGAATAAAAAAATATATGCTGGTATTTATCCACGATATCAGCGAGCGGAAAAAAGCAGATAATGCATTACAGCAGGTGACCAAGAAACTCAGCCTGCTGAATTCCGTTACCTTCAATGACATCCGGAATGTGGTGTTTACCCTCAACGGGTACATTACCCTGGGTAAAACCTTCCCGGAGAATGAGAAGGTGTACCAGACGCTCGACAAGGCCGAGGATTCAGTGAGGAGATTAACCCGTTCAATAGACTTTGCGAAGAACTACCAGGATCTTGGCGCAAAACCACCCCGGTGGCTGGATGTGAACCAGACATTCATTTTCGGGATATCACACCTGGACTTTTCAAGGATCCATCGTTCTGTAAACCTGAATGGCCTGGAGATCTATGCCGATTCGCTGCTTGAACGGGTCTTTGTCTCGCTTGCAGATAATGTCCTGCGCCATGCCGAGGGAGCAACCCTGGTAACGCTGGGTTACCGGATGGATGGCAGCGACCTCATCCTGTTCTTTGAGGACAATGGTGTCGGCATACCGGAGACGATAAAAGAGAAGATCTTTGAACGGGGATACGGATCAGAGAAAGGTATGGGTTTATTCCTGGCGCGGGAGATTCTCTCGATCACCGGCCTCTCCATCCGGGAAACCGGGACTACGGGCAAAGGTGCAATGTTTGAGATTATCGTGCCAAGGGAAATGTACCGGTTTTCTCCGGAGAACAAACCCTAG
- the uvrB gene encoding excinuclease ABC subunit UvrB, whose amino-acid sequence MTDFQLVSSFAPAGSQPEALRELVRGLEEEKQYQTLLGVTGSGKTFTMANVIAAVNRPTLVLAHNKTLAAQLYSEFCDFFPNNRVEYFVSYYDYYQPESYIPAKDQYIEKDSAINPKIEMLRLSSTASLSTRRDVIVVASVSCIYGLGNPENFRNMGFELSIGQKISRHEIMSRLLDILFERNDLELMPGRFRVKGDTIDIIPGYFNDIIRIEMFGDEIERISEVDKNTGNRKEQLKYFYVYPARHFVTPESARAAAVASIRQELAEVLPTLGMIEEHRLEQRTRYDLEMIQETGSCKGIENYSRHFDGRREGEKPYCLLDYFPEDFLMIIDESHQMIPQLHGMYNGDRSRKKSLIDYGFRLPSAYDNRPLKFHEFEQYMNSVVFVSATPGEYELKKSGKAVEQIIRPTGLVDPEVEVRPIVGQTDDVIREVQATIARGDRVLITTLTKKLAEELSEFLADRGIKTRYLHSEIQTLERSEIIRELRLGKFDVLVGINLLREGLDIPEVGYIAILDADKEGFLRDAKSLIQIIGRAARNVNSKVVLYADAMTDSMKRAIAETKRRRTLQVAFNKKHNIIPQTIIKPVKEKEVEITDTKHIPKNEIPNVVIELEKEMRDAAERLDFERAIAVREQIKQLHARLSGK is encoded by the coding sequence GTGACGGATTTTCAGCTCGTCTCCAGTTTTGCACCGGCCGGCTCCCAGCCGGAAGCCCTCAGGGAGCTGGTGAGAGGGCTTGAAGAGGAGAAGCAGTACCAGACTCTTCTCGGGGTGACCGGCTCCGGCAAAACGTTCACGATGGCCAACGTGATCGCGGCAGTGAACAGGCCGACCCTTGTTCTTGCGCATAACAAAACGCTCGCCGCCCAGCTCTATTCTGAATTCTGCGATTTTTTCCCGAACAACCGCGTCGAGTACTTTGTCTCCTACTATGATTACTACCAGCCTGAATCCTATATCCCGGCAAAAGACCAGTACATCGAGAAAGACTCGGCCATCAATCCCAAGATCGAGATGCTCCGGCTCTCCTCAACCGCTTCGCTCTCGACCCGCCGCGACGTTATTGTAGTCGCTTCAGTATCCTGCATCTACGGTCTTGGTAACCCGGAGAACTTCCGGAACATGGGTTTCGAGCTTTCGATCGGCCAGAAGATCTCCCGGCATGAGATCATGAGCCGGCTTCTCGACATCCTGTTCGAAAGAAACGATCTTGAGCTGATGCCGGGCCGTTTCCGGGTAAAGGGCGATACCATCGATATCATCCCCGGGTACTTCAACGATATCATACGGATCGAGATGTTCGGTGACGAGATCGAACGGATAAGCGAGGTGGACAAGAACACCGGCAACCGGAAAGAGCAGCTGAAATATTTCTACGTCTATCCCGCCCGGCACTTCGTCACCCCGGAAAGTGCCCGTGCTGCTGCCGTCGCCTCGATCCGTCAGGAACTCGCGGAGGTTTTACCCACGCTCGGGATGATCGAGGAGCACCGGCTCGAACAGAGAACGCGGTATGACCTCGAGATGATCCAGGAGACCGGTTCCTGCAAGGGCATTGAGAATTATTCCCGGCATTTCGACGGCCGGAGAGAGGGCGAGAAACCGTACTGCCTGCTCGACTATTTCCCTGAGGATTTCCTGATGATCATCGATGAGAGCCACCAGATGATACCCCAGCTCCACGGCATGTACAATGGCGACCGGTCACGGAAGAAATCCCTGATTGACTATGGTTTCAGGCTCCCGAGTGCCTACGATAACCGGCCCCTGAAATTCCACGAGTTCGAGCAGTACATGAATTCCGTTGTTTTTGTCTCGGCAACCCCCGGGGAGTACGAGCTGAAAAAATCCGGAAAAGCCGTTGAACAGATCATCCGCCCAACGGGCCTGGTTGATCCGGAGGTAGAAGTACGGCCTATCGTTGGGCAGACGGACGATGTTATCCGTGAAGTGCAGGCAACGATTGCGAGGGGCGATCGCGTTCTTATCACCACGCTCACCAAGAAACTCGCCGAGGAACTGTCAGAATTCCTCGCGGACCGGGGAATAAAAACCCGGTATCTCCATTCCGAGATCCAGACGCTTGAGAGGAGCGAGATCATCCGCGAGCTCCGGCTTGGAAAATTCGATGTTCTTGTCGGAATCAACCTGCTGCGGGAAGGGCTCGATATTCCCGAAGTCGGGTACATCGCAATACTCGATGCAGACAAGGAAGGCTTTCTCCGGGATGCGAAGAGTCTCATCCAGATCATCGGTCGGGCGGCACGGAACGTGAATTCGAAAGTGGTTCTGTATGCCGATGCGATGACCGACTCGATGAAGCGGGCCATTGCCGAGACAAAGCGGCGGCGCACCCTTCAGGTTGCGTTCAACAAGAAGCACAATATCATCCCGCAGACCATCATAAAACCCGTCAAGGAAAAAGAAGTCGAGATCACCGACACGAAGCATATACCGAAGAACGAGATTCCCAACGTGGTCATTGAGCTGGAAAAAGAGATGAGGGATGCTGCCGAGCGGCTCGATTTCGAGAGGGCTATTGCGGTCCGGGAGCAGATCAAGCAGTTGCATGCGAGACTGAGCGGGAAGTGA
- a CDS encoding type II/IV secretion system ATPase subunit encodes MTFFEQIISRAWQMTCRPQKNTGVTPESGNFAAPGSDQPGKPASAIISRVCDLPRATGSGTPWADMSILIAGTAAVLSGYMSLFVILPIPVLAALGIVSLTLLALTVSSIRYRVKPGPFQKSVPNSRAPVIASEFMAGEPAVPASLEWPTGTLDAYWIEEPFVSIRIIRRGNQGFIYHVIEPPLSSREEIVLRETYNRLRKVILYDDPENPPLHRFTRDAVSLIIREFSPDITDDRLDVLAYYVRRDLSGFGRLEPLMQDAALEDISCNGDNLPVFVFHRTYGSLPTSVLFREGELNAFVLKLAQKAGKQISLTNPMIDATLPGGSRVQVTYSNVVSLRGSSFTIRKFRADPMTPIDLLRFGTYSAEILAFLWLSIAHRKSLIIAGGTASGKTSTMNAVSLFIPQNAKIVSLEDTHEIQLPHKNWLATLTRELNIPGIQGDIDLFSLLKSSMRQRPEYIIVGEVRGREAQTLFQAMNTGHATLSTIHAGSVYEAINRLTHEPINVPPVMFTALDLVISQSISTFGNNRTRRCHAIHEINVGGDGTITPRKLFEWDTGTDSFRRTGEQSRVLAEICAMMGWTGDMIDAELKKREEFLKIAIDVPAPDIHDLASAIHEFSD; translated from the coding sequence ATGACATTCTTTGAACAAATCATATCCCGTGCCTGGCAAATGACCTGCCGCCCCCAAAAAAATACGGGCGTGACACCGGAATCCGGCAATTTCGCTGCACCGGGATCGGATCAACCGGGAAAACCGGCTTCTGCAATCATCAGCCGGGTCTGTGATCTTCCCCGGGCAACAGGCAGCGGCACGCCATGGGCCGATATGTCCATCCTTATTGCAGGAACTGCTGCGGTCCTGAGCGGGTACATGTCCCTTTTTGTCATCCTCCCGATACCGGTCCTTGCAGCACTGGGAATAGTCTCGCTCACCCTCCTGGCACTCACGGTCTCATCGATCAGGTATCGCGTAAAACCCGGACCGTTCCAGAAGTCCGTACCGAACTCACGAGCCCCTGTTATCGCATCCGAATTCATGGCCGGGGAACCGGCAGTTCCAGCATCCTTAGAGTGGCCGACAGGAACCCTGGATGCCTACTGGATAGAAGAGCCATTTGTCTCCATCCGGATAATCCGCAGGGGAAACCAGGGATTCATCTACCATGTCATCGAACCCCCGCTCTCCTCCCGTGAAGAGATCGTACTGCGGGAGACCTACAACCGCTTAAGAAAAGTGATTCTCTACGATGATCCCGAAAATCCACCGCTCCACCGCTTCACCCGCGACGCTGTCAGCCTCATTATCCGGGAATTTTCCCCGGATATTACCGATGACCGGCTCGATGTCCTCGCGTATTATGTCCGCCGGGATCTCTCCGGCTTTGGCCGGCTTGAACCCCTCATGCAGGATGCAGCCCTGGAAGATATCAGCTGCAACGGCGATAACCTCCCGGTCTTCGTATTCCACCGGACCTACGGCAGCCTGCCCACAAGCGTCCTCTTCCGCGAAGGAGAACTTAATGCGTTCGTCCTGAAACTTGCCCAGAAAGCGGGCAAGCAGATCTCGCTCACCAACCCGATGATCGATGCAACCCTCCCAGGAGGTTCACGGGTCCAGGTCACGTACAGCAACGTGGTCTCCTTAAGGGGAAGCTCGTTCACCATCCGGAAATTCAGGGCCGACCCGATGACGCCTATCGATCTGCTCCGGTTCGGGACGTACAGTGCAGAGATCCTCGCATTCCTCTGGCTCTCCATAGCCCACCGTAAAAGCCTTATCATTGCGGGAGGAACGGCAAGCGGCAAGACCTCGACGATGAACGCGGTCTCCCTCTTCATACCGCAGAATGCCAAGATCGTATCCCTCGAAGACACTCACGAGATACAGCTCCCGCACAAGAACTGGCTCGCGACCCTGACACGGGAACTCAACATTCCCGGCATCCAGGGAGATATCGATCTCTTCTCACTCCTGAAATCATCCATGCGCCAGCGACCCGAGTACATCATTGTCGGGGAAGTCCGGGGCAGGGAAGCTCAGACGCTCTTCCAGGCCATGAATACCGGCCATGCAACGCTCTCTACCATCCACGCAGGAAGCGTATACGAGGCGATCAACCGCCTCACCCACGAACCGATCAATGTTCCTCCGGTCATGTTCACTGCACTCGACCTGGTAATCAGCCAGTCGATCTCCACGTTCGGCAACAATCGCACGCGTCGCTGCCATGCCATCCACGAGATCAACGTGGGCGGAGACGGGACGATCACCCCGAGGAAACTCTTCGAATGGGATACCGGCACCGATTCGTTCCGGCGGACTGGCGAGCAGTCCCGGGTCCTCGCGGAGATCTGCGCCATGATGGGATGGACCGGGGATATGATCGACGCGGAACTGAAGAAACGCGAGGAGTTTTTAAAAATCGCCATCGATGTCCCGGCGCCGGACATCCACGACCTTGCAAGTGCCATCCACGAGTTCAGTGATTGA
- a CDS encoding type IV pilin N-terminal domain-containing protein has protein sequence MKQRKTVQEHAVSPVVGVMLMLVVTIIIAAVVSAFAGGLSSGTQKAPQASIEVKILSEAGNTMGGTNEYLMTFSQQSGEPISTKDLNIITYYKNKAGKIYKNTQTPTSTPTDLYGYGSTTRVPYISDARLGYSGNNPSKDFGNYSWKVGDVLSTGSSAGTADILAINSTATPHTILDSDFGPGSIVEVKILHVPSGQYIYDREVTVQ, from the coding sequence ATGAAACAGAGAAAAACAGTACAGGAGCACGCGGTCTCACCGGTTGTCGGCGTGATGCTGATGCTTGTTGTAACGATTATTATTGCAGCGGTCGTCTCCGCGTTTGCGGGGGGTCTATCCTCCGGCACGCAGAAAGCACCGCAGGCTTCTATTGAAGTGAAGATCCTCTCTGAAGCGGGTAATACCATGGGAGGAACCAATGAGTACCTGATGACATTCTCCCAACAAAGTGGAGAGCCCATCAGCACTAAGGATCTGAATATCATCACTTATTACAAGAATAAGGCGGGAAAAATATACAAGAACACCCAAACTCCGACAAGCACTCCAACTGATCTTTATGGTTATGGATCAACAACCCGGGTCCCCTATATCAGCGATGCGAGACTGGGATACTCGGGAAACAATCCGTCAAAGGATTTTGGGAACTATTCCTGGAAGGTAGGAGACGTACTCAGTACCGGTTCGTCTGCCGGAACTGCGGATATTCTTGCCATCAATTCTACTGCAACACCGCATACTATACTCGACTCTGACTTTGGTCCCGGGAGCATAGTTGAGGTTAAGATCCTCCATGTACCCAGTGGCCAGTATATCTATGACAGAGAGGTGACAGTTCAATGA